A genomic window from Salvia miltiorrhiza cultivar Shanhuang (shh) chromosome 5, IMPLAD_Smil_shh, whole genome shotgun sequence includes:
- the LOC131025974 gene encoding uncharacterized protein LOC131025974, translating into MEDQMAGLNIEGEDDEIFIDDEVAEESSVSVDLCLVGRFITEQPINFTLMRSRMAGVWRPGKGVFMKDIGQGRFIFQFFHEVDLKRVYDGGPWAFGNFPLILHRLRRGEFPLTVPLDILPFWVQIHDLPAGYLTEGVGKLLGNFIGKFMEYDSTNSTGVWRQYMRVRVGVRVSEPLKHFKKLKNRDGSTFVVKFKYERLNIFCFLCGRLGHSESFCEMLFNPEAKDTERQWGVELKAADRKGVGLAGEKWIRTEDAGANPSGESADARVSSEPLQMDPKKNAQENRGESSLVTSLGCFREDIPILAPRYALQDISTVMNSPQIMQLENYSMTANDERKRRRGIDSSDVGTTLALEIFPAGQAKDVSDAPSNRSTGPGTGVGRAQ; encoded by the coding sequence ATGGAGGATCAAATGGCCGGACTGAATATTGAGGGAGAGGATGATGAAATCTTTATTGACGATGAGGTTGCCGAAGAATCCTCGGTGTCGGTGGATCTTTGTCTGGTAGGGCGATTTATCACAGAGCAGCCTATTAACTTCACTCTGATGCGCAGTCGGATGGCTGGCGTTTGGAGACCGGGCAAAGGTGTTTTCATGAAAGATATCGGGCAGGGGAGATtcatctttcaattttttcatgaAGTTGATTTAAAACGTGTGTACGATGGAGGGCCCTGGGCTTTCGGGAATTTCCCACTAATTCTTCACAGATTGCGTCGTGGAGAGTTTCCTCTAACAGTTCCCTTGGACATATTGCCGTTCTGGGTTCAGATTCACGACCTCCCGGCGGGTTATCTTACAGAGGGAGTTGGGAAGCTGTTAGGTAACTTTATTGGTAAATTCATGGAATATGATAGCACGAATTCTACTGGAGTTTGGCGCCAATATATGAGAGTTAGGGTTGGTGTTCGTGTATCAGAGCCCCTCAAGCACTTTAAAAAACTCAAGAACCGAGATGGATCTACTTTTGTTgttaaatttaaatatgagaGACTGAACATTTTTTGCTTCTTGTGTGGCCGTCTGGGCCATTCAGAGAGTTTTTGTGAGATGCTTTTCAATCCGGAGGCAAAGGACACTGAAAGGCAATGGGGAGTTGAGTTGAAAGCGGCCGATCGAAAAGGAGTAGGCCTGGCCGGAGAAAAATGGATCCGAACAGAAGATGCGGGAGCAAACCCTAGCGGGGAGTCGGCGGACGCTAGGGTTTCGAGCGAGCCGTTACAGATGGATCCGAAAAAGAATGCGCAAGAGAATCGGGGAGAATCTTCTTTGGTTACTTCGTTGGGGTGTTTCCGCGAAGATATTCCTATCTTAGCGCCGAGATATGCTCTCCAGGATATCAGCACCGTTATGAACTCTCCACAAATCATGCAACTTGAAAATTACTCTATGACAGCTAATGACGAGAGAAAACGACGTCGCGGcattgattcttctgatgttggcACCACCCTAGCACTTGAGATATTTCCTGCTGGCCAAGCCAAGGATGTCTCAGATGCTCCTTCTAATAGATCGACGGGCCCCGGAACCGGGGTCGGCCGGGCCCAATAA